Proteins from one Ipomoea triloba cultivar NCNSP0323 chromosome 1, ASM357664v1 genomic window:
- the LOC116024465 gene encoding rho GTPase-activating protein REN1-like isoform X3 produces MTNRNAEVPPGEGGNFPPVSSNDQEQNRAANKVYKTGPLFISSKGIGWTSWKKRWFVLTRTSLVFFRSDPTAAPQKGGEANLTLGGIDLNSSGSVVVKEDKKLLTMLFPDGRDGRTFTLKAETLEDLLEWKTALDEALANAPSAALMVGQNGVFQANGADASSEQSKDRPPMKSLVIGQPVLLALEEIDGTPSFLEKALKFLEEHGLKVEGILRQAAYVDDVERRIREYEQGKVEFSADEDAHVIADCIKYILRELPSSPVPASCCSALLDACRVDRGNKVNAIRSAILETFPEPNRRLLQRILVMMRHVVAFKNENRMSTSAVAACMAPLLLRPLLSGECELEHTIDLGGDGSLQLLQAAAAANHAQAIVITLIEEYDNIFGEGSVQPELYSDSDGSGSGSEELTDDDGSYEGSDYDDEGEEECEEDDGDDADEGSDADIIEDSERASNATSETGNDGASKGKKKKSIDAVGIAHDDDAELERLEATKTDLQNRIAEEAKVNQVLQEGMEKRRGTLHERRLALEKEVARLQELLEKEQELRMIFAAQLTNPQQSIPSTINKTVKTKLEEIAQIEVDVMNLKQKAADIEAELNKQREQNMKYHTDAGIPHQKLNYQGKLKDKAEGDKDKDKKNDFQLAVNKPLLNFNSPAASFAASVESLLATSRPATIPKKSGSKTEGATTTSALSKLTNRLNFLKEQSLQPPEKPGQNNTDREKSESSSSSSSGGAPDRTRNKVSPRTGPR; encoded by the exons ATGACTAACCGCAACGCTGAAGTTCCTCCG GGGGAAGGCGGTAATTTTCCGCCTGTTAGCTCCAATGATCAAGAACAGAATCGCGCTGCCAATAAG GTTTACAAAACGGGCCCCCTGTTTATATCGTCTAAAG GTATTGGATGGACTTCATGGAAGAAAAGGTGGTTCGTTTTAACACGTACCTCATTGGTCTTCTTTAGAAGTGATCCT ACTGCTGCTCCTCAAAAAGGAGGTGAAGCAAATTTAACACTTGGGGGTATTGATCTCAACAGTTCAGGCAG CGTGGTTGTCAAAGAAGATAAGAAGCTCCTGACTATGCTTTTTCCTGATGGTCGTGATGGGCGAACTTTCACACTTAAG GCTGAAACATTAGAAGATTTGCTTGAGTGGAAGACTGCACTTGATGAAGCCTTGGCAAATGCACCAAGTGCTGCTCTCATGGTGGGACAAAATGGAGTTTTCCAGGCAAATGGAGCTGATGCTTCTTCAGAACAAT CTAAGGACAGGCCACCCATGAAATCCTTGGTCATTGGTCAACCAGTTTTACTTGCTTTGGAAGAAATAGATGGAACTCCATCTTTTTTGGAGAAAGCCCTTAAGTTTCTAGAAGAGCACG GGCTTAAAGTTGAAGGCATCTTGAGACAAGCTGCTTATGTTGATGATGTTGAGCGTCGAATCCGAGAATATGAACAGG GAAAAGTTGAGTTTTCTGCAGATGAGGATGCACATGTTATAGCTGATTGTATAAAG TATATACTCCGGGAGCTACCATCTTCTCCAGTTCCTGCATCTTGCTGCAGCGCTCTTTTAGATGCATGCC GCGTTGACCGTGGCAATAAAGTCAATGCTATTCGTTCAGCTATATTGGAGACATTTCCTGAGCCCAATCGACGCTTATTACAGAG AATTCTTGTAATGATGAGACATGTGGTTGCTTTCAAGAATGAGAACCGAATGAGCACTTCAGCTGTTGCTGCTTGCATGGCACCTTTGCTACTTCGCCCTCTATTATCTGGAGAGTGTGAACTTGAACATACCATTGATTTAGGTGGTGATGGTTCTCTTCAACTTCTGCAGGCAGCTGCTGCAGCAAATCATGCTCAAGCTATTGTTATCACTTTAATTGAGGAGTATGATAATATTTTTGGg GAAGGCTCTGTGCAACCTGAACTTTACTCTGACTCGGATGGTAGCGGAAGCGGGAGTGAAGAACTTACTGATGATGATGGAAGTTATGAAGGTAgtgattatgatgatgaaggagaagaagaatgtGAAGAAGATGATGGCGATGATGCTGATGAGGGCTCTGATGCAGACATCATAGAAGATTCTGAGCGTGCATCTAATGCTACCAGTGAGACTGGAAATGACGGTGCTAGTAAG ggcaagaagaagaaatccatCGATGCTGTTGGTATCGCCCATGATGATGA TGCTGAACTCGAGAGGCTTGAGGCCACCAAAACTGACTTACAAAACAGAATCGCTGAGGAG GCTAAGGTGAATCAAGTTCTACAAGAAGGTATGGAGAAACGAAGGGGTACTTTGCATGAGCGTCGTCTAGCTCTTGAGAAGGAA GTGGCAAGGCTTCAGGAACTGTTGGAGAAGGAACAGGAGTTGAGGATGATATTTGCAGCTCAACTTACTAATCCTCAACAGTCCATCCCTTCCACTATAAACAAAACT GTGAAAACAAAGCTTGAGGAGATTGCTCAAATTGAGGTAGATGTTATGAATTTGAAACAGAAGGCTGCTGATATCGAAGCGGAACTCAACAAACAGCGggaacaaaatatgaaatatcatACCGATGCAGGCATTCCACATCAAAAACTAAATTATCAAGGAAAACT AAAGGACAAAGCAGAGGGTGACAAGGACAAGGAcaagaaaaatgattttcagctGGCAGTTAATAAACCACTGCTGAATTTTAACTCTCCCGCAGCATCATTCGCTGCCTCTGTGGAATCTCTGCTGGCTACTAGTAGGCCTGCAACTATTCCCAAGAAATCTGGTTCAAAAACTGAG GGGGCTACTACTACTTCAGCACTGTCAAAGCTAACAAATCGGCTCAACTTCTTGAAGGAGCAATCACTCCAACCTCCAGAAAAACCAGGCCAAAACAATACGGACCGAGAAAAATcagaaagcagcagcagcagcagcagcggcGGCGCCCCTGATAGAACCCGAAATAAGGTCTCCCCTAGGACAGGCCCCAGATGA
- the LOC116024465 gene encoding rho GTPase-activating protein REN1-like isoform X1 yields MTNRNAEVPPGEGGNFPPVSSNDQEQNRAANKVYKTGPLFISSKGIGWTSWKKRWFVLTRTSLVFFRSDPTAAPQKGGEANLTLGGIDLNSSGSVVVKEDKKLLTMLFPDGRDGRTFTLKAETLEDLLEWKTALDEALANAPSAALMVGQNGVFQANGADASSEQSKDRPPMKSLVIGQPVLLALEEIDGTPSFLEKALKFLEEHGLKVEGILRQAAYVDDVERRIREYEQGKVEFSADEDAHVIADCIKYILRELPSSPVPASCCSALLDACRVDRGNKVNAIRSAILETFPEPNRRLLQRILVMMRHVVAFKNENRMSTSAVAACMAPLLLRPLLSGECELEHTIDLGGDGSLQLLQAAAAANHAQAIVITLIEEYDNIFGEGSVQPELYSDSDGSGSGSEELTDDDGSYEGSDYDDEGEEECEEDDGDDADEGSDADIIEDSERASNATSETGNDGASKMQVSSPRSPELGNALETKGRIDSTESNAESSDMSPSQNSRNYATVPAVQRQALLGRVPGKKKKSIDAVGIAHDDDAELERLEATKTDLQNRIAEEAKVNQVLQEGMEKRRGTLHERRLALEKEVARLQELLEKEQELRMIFAAQLTNPQQSIPSTINKTVKTKLEEIAQIEVDVMNLKQKAADIEAELNKQREQNMKYHTDAGIPHQKLNYQGKLKDKAEGDKDKDKKNDFQLAVNKPLLNFNSPAASFAASVESLLATSRPATIPKKSGSKTEGATTTSALSKLTNRLNFLKEQSLQPPEKPGQNNTDREKSESSSSSSSGGAPDRTRNKVSPRTGPR; encoded by the exons ATGACTAACCGCAACGCTGAAGTTCCTCCG GGGGAAGGCGGTAATTTTCCGCCTGTTAGCTCCAATGATCAAGAACAGAATCGCGCTGCCAATAAG GTTTACAAAACGGGCCCCCTGTTTATATCGTCTAAAG GTATTGGATGGACTTCATGGAAGAAAAGGTGGTTCGTTTTAACACGTACCTCATTGGTCTTCTTTAGAAGTGATCCT ACTGCTGCTCCTCAAAAAGGAGGTGAAGCAAATTTAACACTTGGGGGTATTGATCTCAACAGTTCAGGCAG CGTGGTTGTCAAAGAAGATAAGAAGCTCCTGACTATGCTTTTTCCTGATGGTCGTGATGGGCGAACTTTCACACTTAAG GCTGAAACATTAGAAGATTTGCTTGAGTGGAAGACTGCACTTGATGAAGCCTTGGCAAATGCACCAAGTGCTGCTCTCATGGTGGGACAAAATGGAGTTTTCCAGGCAAATGGAGCTGATGCTTCTTCAGAACAAT CTAAGGACAGGCCACCCATGAAATCCTTGGTCATTGGTCAACCAGTTTTACTTGCTTTGGAAGAAATAGATGGAACTCCATCTTTTTTGGAGAAAGCCCTTAAGTTTCTAGAAGAGCACG GGCTTAAAGTTGAAGGCATCTTGAGACAAGCTGCTTATGTTGATGATGTTGAGCGTCGAATCCGAGAATATGAACAGG GAAAAGTTGAGTTTTCTGCAGATGAGGATGCACATGTTATAGCTGATTGTATAAAG TATATACTCCGGGAGCTACCATCTTCTCCAGTTCCTGCATCTTGCTGCAGCGCTCTTTTAGATGCATGCC GCGTTGACCGTGGCAATAAAGTCAATGCTATTCGTTCAGCTATATTGGAGACATTTCCTGAGCCCAATCGACGCTTATTACAGAG AATTCTTGTAATGATGAGACATGTGGTTGCTTTCAAGAATGAGAACCGAATGAGCACTTCAGCTGTTGCTGCTTGCATGGCACCTTTGCTACTTCGCCCTCTATTATCTGGAGAGTGTGAACTTGAACATACCATTGATTTAGGTGGTGATGGTTCTCTTCAACTTCTGCAGGCAGCTGCTGCAGCAAATCATGCTCAAGCTATTGTTATCACTTTAATTGAGGAGTATGATAATATTTTTGGg GAAGGCTCTGTGCAACCTGAACTTTACTCTGACTCGGATGGTAGCGGAAGCGGGAGTGAAGAACTTACTGATGATGATGGAAGTTATGAAGGTAgtgattatgatgatgaaggagaagaagaatgtGAAGAAGATGATGGCGATGATGCTGATGAGGGCTCTGATGCAGACATCATAGAAGATTCTGAGCGTGCATCTAATGCTACCAGTGAGACTGGAAATGACGGTGCTAGTAAG ATGCAGGTCTCCAGTCCTAGGTCACCTGAATTAGGCAATGCTCTTGAAACAAAGGGAAGGATAGACAGTACTGAATCCAATGCTGAAAGTTCTGACATGTCCCCTTCTCAAAATTCTAGAAATTATGCAACAGTGCCTGCTGTTCAGCGACAAGCCCTCTTGGGACGTGTTCCT ggcaagaagaagaaatccatCGATGCTGTTGGTATCGCCCATGATGATGA TGCTGAACTCGAGAGGCTTGAGGCCACCAAAACTGACTTACAAAACAGAATCGCTGAGGAG GCTAAGGTGAATCAAGTTCTACAAGAAGGTATGGAGAAACGAAGGGGTACTTTGCATGAGCGTCGTCTAGCTCTTGAGAAGGAA GTGGCAAGGCTTCAGGAACTGTTGGAGAAGGAACAGGAGTTGAGGATGATATTTGCAGCTCAACTTACTAATCCTCAACAGTCCATCCCTTCCACTATAAACAAAACT GTGAAAACAAAGCTTGAGGAGATTGCTCAAATTGAGGTAGATGTTATGAATTTGAAACAGAAGGCTGCTGATATCGAAGCGGAACTCAACAAACAGCGggaacaaaatatgaaatatcatACCGATGCAGGCATTCCACATCAAAAACTAAATTATCAAGGAAAACT AAAGGACAAAGCAGAGGGTGACAAGGACAAGGAcaagaaaaatgattttcagctGGCAGTTAATAAACCACTGCTGAATTTTAACTCTCCCGCAGCATCATTCGCTGCCTCTGTGGAATCTCTGCTGGCTACTAGTAGGCCTGCAACTATTCCCAAGAAATCTGGTTCAAAAACTGAG GGGGCTACTACTACTTCAGCACTGTCAAAGCTAACAAATCGGCTCAACTTCTTGAAGGAGCAATCACTCCAACCTCCAGAAAAACCAGGCCAAAACAATACGGACCGAGAAAAATcagaaagcagcagcagcagcagcagcggcGGCGCCCCTGATAGAACCCGAAATAAGGTCTCCCCTAGGACAGGCCCCAGATGA
- the LOC116024465 gene encoding rho GTPase-activating protein REN1-like isoform X2, producing MTNRNAEVPPGEGGNFPPVSSNDQEQNRAANKVYKTGPLFISSKGIGWTSWKKRWFVLTRTSLVFFRSDPTAAPQKGGEANLTLGGIDLNSSGSVVVKEDKKLLTMLFPDGRDGRTFTLKAETLEDLLEWKTALDEALANAPSAALMVGQNGVFQANGADASSEQSKDRPPMKSLVIGQPVLLALEEIDGTPSFLEKALKFLEEHGLKVEGILRQAAYVDDVERRIREYEQGKVEFSADEDAHVIADCIKYILRELPSSPVPASCCSALLDACRVDRGNKVNAIRSAILETFPEPNRRLLQRILVMMRHVVAFKNENRMSTSAVAACMAPLLLRPLLSGECELEHTIDLGGDGSLQLLQAAAAANHAQAIVITLIEEYDNIFGEGSVQPELYSDSDGSGSGSEELTDDDGSYEGSDYDDEGEEECEEDDGDDADEGSDADIIEDSERASNATSETGNDGASKVSSPRSPELGNALETKGRIDSTESNAESSDMSPSQNSRNYATVPAVQRQALLGRVPGKKKKSIDAVGIAHDDDAELERLEATKTDLQNRIAEEAKVNQVLQEGMEKRRGTLHERRLALEKEVARLQELLEKEQELRMIFAAQLTNPQQSIPSTINKTVKTKLEEIAQIEVDVMNLKQKAADIEAELNKQREQNMKYHTDAGIPHQKLNYQGKLKDKAEGDKDKDKKNDFQLAVNKPLLNFNSPAASFAASVESLLATSRPATIPKKSGSKTEGATTTSALSKLTNRLNFLKEQSLQPPEKPGQNNTDREKSESSSSSSSGGAPDRTRNKVSPRTGPR from the exons ATGACTAACCGCAACGCTGAAGTTCCTCCG GGGGAAGGCGGTAATTTTCCGCCTGTTAGCTCCAATGATCAAGAACAGAATCGCGCTGCCAATAAG GTTTACAAAACGGGCCCCCTGTTTATATCGTCTAAAG GTATTGGATGGACTTCATGGAAGAAAAGGTGGTTCGTTTTAACACGTACCTCATTGGTCTTCTTTAGAAGTGATCCT ACTGCTGCTCCTCAAAAAGGAGGTGAAGCAAATTTAACACTTGGGGGTATTGATCTCAACAGTTCAGGCAG CGTGGTTGTCAAAGAAGATAAGAAGCTCCTGACTATGCTTTTTCCTGATGGTCGTGATGGGCGAACTTTCACACTTAAG GCTGAAACATTAGAAGATTTGCTTGAGTGGAAGACTGCACTTGATGAAGCCTTGGCAAATGCACCAAGTGCTGCTCTCATGGTGGGACAAAATGGAGTTTTCCAGGCAAATGGAGCTGATGCTTCTTCAGAACAAT CTAAGGACAGGCCACCCATGAAATCCTTGGTCATTGGTCAACCAGTTTTACTTGCTTTGGAAGAAATAGATGGAACTCCATCTTTTTTGGAGAAAGCCCTTAAGTTTCTAGAAGAGCACG GGCTTAAAGTTGAAGGCATCTTGAGACAAGCTGCTTATGTTGATGATGTTGAGCGTCGAATCCGAGAATATGAACAGG GAAAAGTTGAGTTTTCTGCAGATGAGGATGCACATGTTATAGCTGATTGTATAAAG TATATACTCCGGGAGCTACCATCTTCTCCAGTTCCTGCATCTTGCTGCAGCGCTCTTTTAGATGCATGCC GCGTTGACCGTGGCAATAAAGTCAATGCTATTCGTTCAGCTATATTGGAGACATTTCCTGAGCCCAATCGACGCTTATTACAGAG AATTCTTGTAATGATGAGACATGTGGTTGCTTTCAAGAATGAGAACCGAATGAGCACTTCAGCTGTTGCTGCTTGCATGGCACCTTTGCTACTTCGCCCTCTATTATCTGGAGAGTGTGAACTTGAACATACCATTGATTTAGGTGGTGATGGTTCTCTTCAACTTCTGCAGGCAGCTGCTGCAGCAAATCATGCTCAAGCTATTGTTATCACTTTAATTGAGGAGTATGATAATATTTTTGGg GAAGGCTCTGTGCAACCTGAACTTTACTCTGACTCGGATGGTAGCGGAAGCGGGAGTGAAGAACTTACTGATGATGATGGAAGTTATGAAGGTAgtgattatgatgatgaaggagaagaagaatgtGAAGAAGATGATGGCGATGATGCTGATGAGGGCTCTGATGCAGACATCATAGAAGATTCTGAGCGTGCATCTAATGCTACCAGTGAGACTGGAAATGACGGTGCTAGTAAG GTCTCCAGTCCTAGGTCACCTGAATTAGGCAATGCTCTTGAAACAAAGGGAAGGATAGACAGTACTGAATCCAATGCTGAAAGTTCTGACATGTCCCCTTCTCAAAATTCTAGAAATTATGCAACAGTGCCTGCTGTTCAGCGACAAGCCCTCTTGGGACGTGTTCCT ggcaagaagaagaaatccatCGATGCTGTTGGTATCGCCCATGATGATGA TGCTGAACTCGAGAGGCTTGAGGCCACCAAAACTGACTTACAAAACAGAATCGCTGAGGAG GCTAAGGTGAATCAAGTTCTACAAGAAGGTATGGAGAAACGAAGGGGTACTTTGCATGAGCGTCGTCTAGCTCTTGAGAAGGAA GTGGCAAGGCTTCAGGAACTGTTGGAGAAGGAACAGGAGTTGAGGATGATATTTGCAGCTCAACTTACTAATCCTCAACAGTCCATCCCTTCCACTATAAACAAAACT GTGAAAACAAAGCTTGAGGAGATTGCTCAAATTGAGGTAGATGTTATGAATTTGAAACAGAAGGCTGCTGATATCGAAGCGGAACTCAACAAACAGCGggaacaaaatatgaaatatcatACCGATGCAGGCATTCCACATCAAAAACTAAATTATCAAGGAAAACT AAAGGACAAAGCAGAGGGTGACAAGGACAAGGAcaagaaaaatgattttcagctGGCAGTTAATAAACCACTGCTGAATTTTAACTCTCCCGCAGCATCATTCGCTGCCTCTGTGGAATCTCTGCTGGCTACTAGTAGGCCTGCAACTATTCCCAAGAAATCTGGTTCAAAAACTGAG GGGGCTACTACTACTTCAGCACTGTCAAAGCTAACAAATCGGCTCAACTTCTTGAAGGAGCAATCACTCCAACCTCCAGAAAAACCAGGCCAAAACAATACGGACCGAGAAAAATcagaaagcagcagcagcagcagcagcggcGGCGCCCCTGATAGAACCCGAAATAAGGTCTCCCCTAGGACAGGCCCCAGATGA
- the LOC116026234 gene encoding uncharacterized protein LOC116026234, with translation MGSVSLKIGDGTARFKNRASVCSSAVNVLMICSVLTTNLFAFYAFTHAPKPHQTHLLLHQTHKNISLISEQVSLILREIDSSQKKLAQVQKQLLGYESIDLSRPNVAAELRAFLLHHQLPLGKDSRTGITEMVAAVGHSCEKSVDLLSQFMNYKVSGACPDDWSLGQKLILRGCEPLPRRRCFSKTIPKVGLQPFPISLWKNTSEKIYSWSGLACKNFACLNSKKLNRDCAGCFDIISGYETQKYVKARGKNDFLLDDVLSMGNGGIRIGFDIGGGSGTFAARMAERNLTVVTAALNIEAPFNEFIASRGLFPLYISLDHRFPFYDNVFDLVHVGNGLNVGGRPEKLEFLMFDIDRVLRTGGLFWLDNFYCQSDDKKKVLTRLIEAFGYKKLKWVVGEKSNGSEKSEVYLSAVLQKPVRA, from the coding sequence ATGGGCTCTGTATCGCTAAAAATCGGAGACGGCACAGCAAGATTCAAGAACAGGGCTTCCGTTTGCTCCTCAGCCGTAAATGTCCTTATGATCTGCTCGGTACTCACCACAAATCTCTTTGCTTTTTACGCTTTCACACACGCGCCCAAGCCCCATCAAACCCATCTCCTACTTCACCAGACCCACAAGAACATCTCCCTCATCTCCGAGCAAGTCTCCTTGATTCTCAGGGAGATCGATTCCTCTCAGAAGAAGCTTGCCCAGGTGCAGAAACAGCTCCTAGGGTATGAAAGCATTGATCTTTCCAGACCCAATGTTGCTGCTGAGCTGAGGGCTTTTTTGCTTCACCACCAGCTCCCTCTGGGCAAAGATTCAAGAACTGGGATCACTGAAATGGTGGCTGCTGTGGGCCATTCTTGTGAAAAATCTGTAGATTTGCTGTCACAGTTCATGAACTATAAGGTCAGTGGGGCTTGTCCGGATGATTGGAGTCTTGGGCAGAAGCTGATTTTGAGGGGCTGTGAGCCTTTGCCAAGGAGGAGGTGCTTTTCCAAGACTATACCTAAGGTGGGTTTACAACCTTTTCCTATTTCTCTTTGGAAGAACACTAGTGAAAAGATTTATAGTTGGAGTGGCCTTGCTTGCAAGAACTTTGCTTGTTTGAATTCCAAGAAATTGAACAGAGATTGTGCTGGTTGCTTTGATATAATTAGTGGGTATGAGACTCAGAAATATGTTAAGGCTAGAGGGAAGAATGATTTTCTGCTTGATGATGTGCTCTCAATGGGAAATGGTGGAATCAGGATTGGGTTTGATATTGGTGGTGGCTCTGGAACTTTTGCTGCTAGAATGGCTGAGAGGAATTTGACTGTGGTGACTGCAGCTTTGAATATTGAAGCACCTTTCAATGAGTTCATTGCTTCAAGAGGGCTTTTTCCGCTTTATATAAGTTTGGATCATCGATTCCCCTTTTATGACAATGTGTTTGATCTGGTTCATGTGGGAAATGGACTGAATGTTGGTGGCCGCCCTGAGAAATTGGAATTCTTGATGTTTGACATTGATCGGGTTCTTAGGACCGGAGGGTTGTTTTGGTTGGATAACTTTTATTGTCAAAGTGATGATAAGAAAAAGGTTTTAACTCGGTTGATCGAGGCATTTGGATACAAGAAGTTAAAATGGGTTGTGGGAGAGAAGAGCAATGGGTCAGAAAAGTCGGAGGTGTACCTGTCTGCTGTCTTACAGAAACCAGTTAGAGCATAA
- the LOC116026245 gene encoding uncharacterized protein LOC116026245 isoform X1 yields the protein MDLLFGFQPKPQDKTKILQIDDGDAHFLAIRLHTSWILKLLGAVILALVIVSFPWLKTMIGESWHENGNISDAQMVFDPISVDLLPLVFHDLANEGLLRQGDRALFVSSNGDEEAIYGSRVISDYNMDLVSVSDIQRQRLIPEETYDFAFAHGLTATSDFVNRALKVGGIVVLQVTDNPAVGFQKPGNLRIVYLRKFESAMIVTMKKTGANSTLLEIESEARVAALKNLEDVLLEPPRAASGKSSSYIKRTRYLPDLMGVSLESYPRRVFIDASLRGNNDASAWFTNHYPSGNSKFEETPNSRYSRSRQWQRPRVVVRKFR from the exons ATGGATCTTCTGTTTGGTTTTCAACCAAAACCTCAGGATAAAACGAAGATCCTGCAGATTGATGATGGAGATGCCCATTTCTTGGCGATTAGATTGCATACTTCTTGGATTCTGAAATTGTTGGGTGCTGTAATTTTGGCGTTGGTTATTGTCTCTTTTCCCTGGCTTAAAACAATGATTGGAGAATCATGGCATGAAAATGGGAACATTTCTGATGCTCAAATGGTGTTTGATCCTATCAGTGTGGATCTATTGCCTCTTGTCTTTCATGATCTGGCCAATGAAGGCCTTCTCAGACAGGGCGATCGAGCCCTTTTTGTCAGCAGCAATGGCGACGAGGAAGCCATTTATGGTTCTCGAGTCATTTCTGATTATAACATGGATTTGGTCTCTGTTTCAGACATCCAGCGCCAAAGGTTGATCCCAGAGGAGACATATGATTTCGCATTTGCCCATGGCTTGACAGCAACCTCGGATTTCGTGAACCGGGCTCTTAAGGTAGGTGGAATTGTTGTTCTGCAGGTCACTGACAACCCTGCCGTGGGGTTCCAGAAGCCTGGGAACTTGAGGATTGTCTACCTCAGGAAATTCGAATCCGCCATGATTGTAACCATGAAGAAAACAGGCGCCAATTCCACCCTGCTGGAGATTGAATCAGAAGCCAGAGTGGCGGCGCTCAAGAATCTTGAAGATGTCCTCTTGGAACCGCCCCGAGCAGCCTCGGGCAAATCCAGCTCCTACATCAAGAGAACCCGGTATCTCCCCGACCTGATGGGCGTCTCCCTCGAAAGCTACCCCCGCCGAGTGTTCATCGACGCCAGCCTGCGCGGCAACAACGACGCCTCCGCCTGGTTCACAAACCACTACCCTTCAGGAAACTCCAAATTCGAGGAAACTCCAAATTCGAGATATTCCAG GTCGAGGCAGTGGCAGAGGCCTCGGGTGGTGGTGAGGAAGTTCCGGTGA
- the LOC116026245 gene encoding uncharacterized protein LOC116026245 isoform X2, with the protein MDLLFGFQPKPQDKTKILQIDDGDAHFLAIRLHTSWILKLLGAVILALVIVSFPWLKTMIGESWHENGNISDAQMVFDPISVDLLPLVFHDLANEGLLRQGDRALFVSSNGDEEAIYGSRVISDYNMDLVSVSDIQRQRLIPEETYDFAFAHGLTATSDFVNRALKVGGIVVLQVTDNPAVGFQKPGNLRIVYLRKFESAMIVTMKKTGANSTLLEIESEARVAALKNLEDVLLEPPRAASGKSSSYIKRTRYLPDLMGVSLESYPRRVFIDASLRGNNDASAWFTNHYPSGNSKFEETPNSRYSRSRQCLSGHLIEF; encoded by the exons ATGGATCTTCTGTTTGGTTTTCAACCAAAACCTCAGGATAAAACGAAGATCCTGCAGATTGATGATGGAGATGCCCATTTCTTGGCGATTAGATTGCATACTTCTTGGATTCTGAAATTGTTGGGTGCTGTAATTTTGGCGTTGGTTATTGTCTCTTTTCCCTGGCTTAAAACAATGATTGGAGAATCATGGCATGAAAATGGGAACATTTCTGATGCTCAAATGGTGTTTGATCCTATCAGTGTGGATCTATTGCCTCTTGTCTTTCATGATCTGGCCAATGAAGGCCTTCTCAGACAGGGCGATCGAGCCCTTTTTGTCAGCAGCAATGGCGACGAGGAAGCCATTTATGGTTCTCGAGTCATTTCTGATTATAACATGGATTTGGTCTCTGTTTCAGACATCCAGCGCCAAAGGTTGATCCCAGAGGAGACATATGATTTCGCATTTGCCCATGGCTTGACAGCAACCTCGGATTTCGTGAACCGGGCTCTTAAGGTAGGTGGAATTGTTGTTCTGCAGGTCACTGACAACCCTGCCGTGGGGTTCCAGAAGCCTGGGAACTTGAGGATTGTCTACCTCAGGAAATTCGAATCCGCCATGATTGTAACCATGAAGAAAACAGGCGCCAATTCCACCCTGCTGGAGATTGAATCAGAAGCCAGAGTGGCGGCGCTCAAGAATCTTGAAGATGTCCTCTTGGAACCGCCCCGAGCAGCCTCGGGCAAATCCAGCTCCTACATCAAGAGAACCCGGTATCTCCCCGACCTGATGGGCGTCTCCCTCGAAAGCTACCCCCGCCGAGTGTTCATCGACGCCAGCCTGCGCGGCAACAACGACGCCTCCGCCTGGTTCACAAACCACTACCCTTCAGGAAACTCCAAATTCGAGGAAACTCCAAATTCGAGATATTCCAG GTCAAGGCAGTGCCTCTCGGGCCATCTTATTGAGTTTTGA